A DNA window from Bacteroidota bacterium contains the following coding sequences:
- a CDS encoding GxxExxY protein, which produces MSHANINDLTRIVIGCAMKVHQKLGPGLLESAYKECTAYELIKLGLCIRKEHPVPLIYEKIKLECGYRADLIVENRLLLELKCVDLITDIHRAQVLTYLKLTGLNLGLLINFNVLHLKEGICRIILT; this is translated from the coding sequence ATGAGCCATGCAAACATCAACGACCTTACGCGCATTGTTATCGGATGCGCCATGAAAGTGCATCAAAAGCTAGGTCCGGGCCTGCTTGAATCAGCTTACAAGGAATGTACCGCTTACGAATTGATCAAGCTGGGGCTATGCATTCGAAAAGAACATCCTGTTCCGCTCATTTACGAGAAGATCAAACTGGAGTGCGGCTATCGGGCTGATCTGATCGTTGAAAATCGATTGCTTTTGGAATTGAAGTGTGTGGACCTGATTACGGATATTCACCGTGCGCAGGTGCTCACCTATCTCAAACTCACAGGCTTGAATCTTGGTTTATTAATCAATTTCAATGTACTACATTTGAAAGAAGGAATTTGCAGGATCATTCTGACCTGA
- a CDS encoding DUF86 domain-containing protein, translating to MSKRRPELLIDDILESCSKILAYTDGLTYEDFCKDNKTIDAVIRNFEIIGEATGRLPEVFKDQHTEIDWHKIRGFRNRIVHDYFGIDYSIVWEIRSHYLPALTEKLKSIRG from the coding sequence ATGTCTAAGCGACGACCCGAGCTTCTGATCGATGATATTCTGGAAAGCTGCTCCAAGATTCTGGCTTATACAGACGGTCTTACATACGAAGACTTCTGCAAGGACAACAAAACGATAGATGCGGTAATTAGAAACTTTGAAATAATAGGAGAAGCTACGGGCCGTCTACCAGAGGTATTCAAAGACCAACACACCGAAATAGATTGGCACAAGATCCGGGGATTTAGAAACAGGATCGTTCATGATTATTTCGGAATTGATTATTCGATCGTTTGGGAAATTCGAAGCCATTACCTTCCTGCTTTGACAGAAAAATTGAAATCCATAAGGGGTTAA
- a CDS encoding nucleotidyltransferase family protein yields MSAQLNLVKTALIAMKAELAAKFHVNSIGLFGSIVRDDFTSTSDIDIIVEFSQPIGIEFVELADLFEQKLNRHVDLVSRNGIKDRYFKAIEAEIVYV; encoded by the coding sequence ATGTCAGCACAGTTGAATCTCGTCAAGACTGCATTGATTGCCATGAAAGCTGAATTGGCAGCAAAATTTCATGTCAATTCGATTGGTTTATTTGGTTCTATCGTGCGTGACGATTTTACATCCACCAGCGATATCGATATTATCGTTGAATTCAGCCAACCCATTGGAATTGAGTTCGTCGAACTGGCAGACCTTTTTGAACAGAAACTCAACCGGCATGTTGACCTCGTCTCACGAAACGGGATTAAAGACCGGTATTTTAAAGCCATTGAAGCGGAGATTGTGTATGTCTAA
- a CDS encoding lipoprotein signal peptidase: MPTTRLRLAGIIIFLVLLIDQVVKFWVKTTMYLGEEHRVFGHWFYIHFTENYGMAFGLEFGGMAGKFLLSAFRILACIAIGWYIVHLARHRAHPGLMVCFALIFAGAVGNIIDSAFYGMIFNDSTDGIARFLPPDGGYAGFLQGRVVDMLYFPLVSGRFPDWLPIWGGETFLFFRPVFNIADASISIGVILYILFQKRFHEGDHAQKTETDAPGATDASSGLS, from the coding sequence ATCCCAACCACTCGTCTCCGCCTCGCCGGTATCATCATCTTCCTGGTCCTGCTCATCGACCAGGTGGTGAAGTTCTGGGTGAAGACGACGATGTATCTCGGCGAAGAGCACCGGGTCTTCGGCCATTGGTTCTACATTCATTTCACGGAGAACTATGGCATGGCGTTCGGACTGGAGTTCGGAGGCATGGCAGGTAAGTTCCTCCTGAGTGCCTTCCGGATTCTCGCGTGCATCGCGATCGGCTGGTACATCGTCCACCTGGCCCGGCACCGCGCACATCCCGGCCTGATGGTTTGCTTTGCATTGATCTTCGCCGGGGCGGTCGGCAACATCATCGACAGCGCCTTCTACGGGATGATCTTCAACGACAGCACCGACGGGATCGCGCGTTTTCTGCCGCCCGACGGCGGGTATGCCGGCTTCCTGCAGGGACGGGTGGTGGACATGCTGTATTTCCCGCTGGTCTCGGGACGCTTTCCGGATTGGTTACCGATCTGGGGCGGTGAGACGTTCCTGTTCTTCCGACCGGTGTTCAACATCGCCGACGCTTCGATCTCGATCGGCGTGATCCTGTACATCCTGTTCCAGAAGCGCTTCCACGAAGGCGATCACGCGCAAAAGACGGAGACCGATGCTCCGGGCGCCACTGACGCCTCCTCCGGACTTTCCTGA
- a CDS encoding NAD(P)H-dependent glycerol-3-phosphate dehydrogenase, translating to MENQSISVIGGGSWATAIVKILSNNVDKITWWVRSKETAEFISKYRHNPNYLSDVEFDLGKIRITTDIREAIRESKTIILAVPSAFLKDSLAGIKSDDFHGRSVFSAIKGIIPDDLLVVGDFLHKQFDVPIQNIGVITGPCHAEEVAMERLSYLTIASPDTNTADSLARQMACRYIKTTVSDDIYGTEYSAVLKNVFAIAGGICHGLGYGDNYLAVLISNAIQEIKRFVDAVHPIGRDINDSAYLGDLLVTAYSSFSRNRMFGTMIGKGYSVKFAQLEMNMVAEGYYATKCIHELNKQYNVHMPITSSVYRILYEKMSPRMEIKLLSDQLK from the coding sequence ATGGAGAATCAATCCATTTCAGTCATAGGTGGTGGCAGTTGGGCAACGGCCATCGTCAAGATACTTTCCAATAATGTCGACAAAATTACCTGGTGGGTAAGAAGTAAAGAGACGGCAGAATTTATCTCCAAGTACAGACATAATCCCAACTACTTATCCGATGTTGAATTCGATCTTGGGAAGATCCGGATCACAACCGATATCCGGGAGGCGATTCGGGAATCCAAGACCATTATTTTGGCAGTTCCATCAGCTTTCCTAAAAGACTCGCTGGCAGGGATCAAGTCGGATGATTTTCATGGCCGTTCCGTATTCTCCGCTATCAAAGGGATCATTCCGGATGACCTACTAGTCGTTGGCGACTTCTTACACAAACAATTCGACGTTCCGATACAAAACATAGGTGTTATTACTGGTCCATGTCATGCCGAAGAAGTAGCCATGGAACGTCTCTCCTATCTCACCATAGCGAGTCCTGACACGAATACTGCTGATTCATTGGCCCGCCAAATGGCTTGTCGGTACATCAAGACCACCGTGAGCGACGATATTTATGGTACAGAATATTCCGCCGTCTTGAAAAACGTATTTGCCATAGCCGGCGGTATTTGCCATGGGCTGGGCTATGGAGACAACTACCTCGCAGTACTTATTTCTAACGCCATTCAGGAGATCAAGCGATTTGTAGACGCAGTGCATCCGATCGGTCGCGACATCAACGACTCGGCATATCTCGGCGACCTGTTGGTAACGGCTTACTCATCCTTCTCTCGTAACCGCATGTTCGGCACCATGATCGGAAAGGGCTATTCCGTTAAATTCGCACAATTGGAAATGAACATGGTTGCGGAAGGCTATTATGCGACCAAGTGTATTCATGAGCTGAATAAACAGTACAACGTCCATATGCCGATCACAAGCTCGGTATACCGGATACTATACGAGAAGATGTCGCCCCGCATGGAGATCAAACTCCTTTCCGATCAACTGAAATAA
- a CDS encoding isoleucine--tRNA ligase encodes MSTNYPEYRNLDLPGIAREMLETWEREQTFEQSVSSREGRPAFTFYEGPPSANGLPGIHHVMARAIKDIFCRYRTLKGFQVKRKGGWDTHGLPIELSVEKTLGIRKDDIGKTISIEDYNKACRREVMKYKDVWDDLTKQMGYWVDLDHPYITFENEYIETCWYLLSQFYKKDLLYKGYTIQPYSPAAGTGLSSHELNQPGTYKNVKDTSAVAMFQVPGDAIAKAFGLSAAEGKTAFLAWTTTPWTLPSNTALAVGAKIVYVAVATYNQYTHEKVTVVLAKDLLGKYFPEKNAELSFDDYKSGDKAIPFRVLGETNGKSLDGIRYEQLLPYAQPTDGDAFRVVLGDFVTTEDGTGIVHIAPSFGADDFRVAKQNGVGSLTLVDKQGRFIGEVTDFAGEYVKEQYYNEEEKEAERKKQGGEKYLSVDDRIVIKLKKEGKAFKSERYEHNYPHCWRTDKPVLYYPLDSWFIRTTALKDRMAELNTTINWKPESTGTGRFGNWLENLVDWNLSRSRYWGIPLPIWRSEDAQEELCIGSIEQLREEMKKSIAAGFMDAKHLEHIDPAQPDFDLHRPYVDNIVLVSPTGKKMFREADLIDVWFDSGAMPYAQFHWMGDPATAPFTKDTPAFPADFIAEGVDQTRGWFFTLHAIAVMLFDSVAFRNVVSNGLVLDKNGNKMSKRLGNAVDPFETLKQYGPDATRWYMISNAAPWENLKFNVDGIAEVQRKFFGTLHNTYAFFALYANIDGFRFNEAEVPVAERTELDRWILSELHTLVRTVDASYAEYEPTRACRAIADFVSEHLSNWYVRLSRRRFWKGDYTTDKIAAYQTLYTCLETVAVLMSPVAPFYADRLFRDLNAVTGRHDVASVHLALFPQSDDKFIDKALEERMELAQQLSSMVLSLRKKVNIRVRQPLARIMIPAEDERFRATLESVRPLVLAEVNVKNIEYITDTAGVLVKKIRPNFKVLGKKVGGLMKDTAVAIGAMNQADILRMESEKSFELKVQGQTVTLSPEDVEILSEDIPGWQVASEGRLTVALDTTLNEELREEGIAREFINRVQNLRKDKGYEVTDRIELKVQNHAAIRPSLLNNKDYICAEILAASLDLVDRLEGDNADEVEVDDNIQTRVQIRRHTPGQVN; translated from the coding sequence ATGTCGACCAATTACCCGGAATACCGCAACCTAGACCTGCCCGGCATCGCCAGGGAGATGCTTGAGACCTGGGAGCGCGAGCAGACGTTTGAGCAAAGCGTCAGCAGCCGCGAGGGGCGTCCCGCCTTCACCTTTTATGAAGGCCCGCCTTCGGCGAATGGCCTGCCCGGTATCCATCACGTCATGGCCCGTGCCATCAAGGACATTTTTTGCCGGTATCGTACGCTCAAAGGTTTCCAGGTAAAGCGCAAAGGCGGTTGGGATACCCACGGTCTGCCCATCGAACTGAGCGTCGAAAAAACGCTCGGCATCCGAAAGGACGATATCGGGAAGACGATCTCCATCGAAGACTACAACAAAGCTTGTCGCCGCGAGGTGATGAAGTACAAGGACGTGTGGGACGACCTCACGAAGCAGATGGGCTACTGGGTGGACCTCGACCATCCGTACATCACCTTCGAGAACGAATACATCGAGACGTGCTGGTACCTCTTGTCGCAGTTCTATAAAAAAGATCTGCTCTACAAAGGCTACACCATCCAGCCCTATTCGCCCGCCGCCGGCACCGGCCTGAGCTCCCACGAGCTCAACCAGCCGGGCACTTACAAGAATGTGAAGGATACGTCGGCTGTGGCGATGTTCCAGGTGCCGGGTGATGCGATTGCCAAGGCGTTCGGTTTGTCGGCTGCTGAGGGAAAAACCGCCTTCCTCGCCTGGACGACCACTCCCTGGACGCTTCCCTCCAACACCGCACTGGCCGTAGGTGCCAAGATCGTTTACGTTGCAGTTGCTACGTACAATCAGTACACGCACGAGAAAGTAACCGTCGTTCTGGCCAAGGACCTGTTGGGAAAATACTTCCCGGAGAAGAACGCCGAACTCTCATTCGACGATTACAAATCGGGCGACAAAGCGATTCCGTTCCGAGTATTGGGCGAGACGAATGGCAAATCGCTCGACGGCATCCGCTACGAGCAGCTATTGCCCTATGCCCAACCGACCGACGGCGACGCGTTCCGCGTAGTGCTGGGCGATTTCGTCACCACGGAAGACGGCACCGGTATCGTGCACATCGCACCGAGCTTTGGCGCCGACGACTTCCGCGTCGCGAAGCAGAATGGTGTGGGCTCGCTCACGCTGGTCGACAAGCAGGGTCGCTTCATTGGCGAGGTCACCGACTTCGCCGGCGAGTACGTGAAAGAGCAGTACTACAACGAAGAAGAGAAAGAAGCCGAACGCAAGAAGCAGGGTGGCGAAAAATACCTCAGCGTCGACGACCGCATCGTCATCAAACTGAAGAAAGAAGGCAAGGCCTTCAAGTCGGAACGCTACGAGCACAACTACCCGCATTGCTGGCGTACCGATAAGCCCGTACTGTATTATCCGCTGGACTCCTGGTTCATCCGGACCACCGCCTTGAAAGACCGGATGGCCGAATTGAATACCACCATCAACTGGAAACCCGAATCGACCGGCACCGGCCGCTTCGGTAACTGGCTCGAGAACCTGGTCGACTGGAACCTTTCACGTTCCCGTTACTGGGGCATTCCGCTGCCGATCTGGCGCAGCGAAGACGCGCAGGAAGAACTGTGCATCGGCTCGATCGAACAACTCCGCGAGGAGATGAAGAAGTCCATCGCCGCGGGTTTCATGGACGCGAAGCACCTCGAACACATTGATCCGGCGCAACCCGACTTCGACCTGCACCGTCCGTACGTCGACAACATCGTACTGGTCTCCCCGACGGGAAAGAAGATGTTCCGCGAAGCGGACCTCATCGACGTCTGGTTCGATTCAGGCGCGATGCCCTACGCCCAGTTCCATTGGATGGGCGATCCCGCTACCGCTCCCTTCACAAAGGACACCCCAGCCTTCCCGGCCGACTTCATCGCCGAAGGCGTTGACCAGACCCGCGGCTGGTTCTTTACCTTGCATGCCATCGCCGTCATGTTGTTCGACTCCGTCGCTTTTCGCAATGTGGTGAGCAACGGTCTTGTGCTCGACAAGAACGGCAACAAGATGTCGAAACGTCTCGGCAACGCGGTTGATCCGTTCGAGACGCTGAAGCAATACGGACCCGACGCCACGCGCTGGTACATGATCAGCAACGCCGCGCCCTGGGAGAATCTCAAGTTCAACGTCGACGGCATCGCCGAAGTGCAGCGAAAGTTCTTCGGCACGCTGCACAACACCTACGCCTTCTTCGCGCTCTACGCGAACATCGACGGCTTCCGCTTCAACGAAGCGGAGGTGCCGGTCGCGGAACGCACCGAACTGGACCGCTGGATCCTCTCCGAACTGCATACGCTGGTCCGTACGGTGGATGCGAGCTACGCCGAATACGAACCCACCCGTGCCTGCCGCGCTATCGCCGATTTCGTCAGCGAGCACCTCAGTAACTGGTACGTTCGGCTCAGTCGTCGTCGTTTCTGGAAAGGTGATTACACCACCGACAAGATCGCGGCCTATCAGACGCTTTATACTTGTCTGGAAACCGTTGCTGTCCTGATGTCGCCGGTGGCGCCGTTCTACGCCGACCGGCTTTTCCGCGACCTCAACGCGGTGACGGGCCGGCACGATGTCGCTTCCGTACACCTCGCCCTCTTCCCGCAGTCGGATGATAAGTTCATCGACAAAGCGCTGGAAGAACGTATGGAACTCGCGCAGCAGTTGTCGTCGATGGTGTTGTCCTTGCGCAAGAAGGTGAACATCCGGGTCCGCCAGCCGCTGGCGCGCATCATGATCCCGGCGGAGGACGAGCGTTTTCGAGCAACGCTCGAATCGGTACGTCCCCTGGTACTCGCAGAAGTGAACGTGAAGAACATCGAATACATCACCGATACGGCGGGCGTACTGGTGAAAAAGATTCGTCCCAACTTCAAGGTGTTGGGTAAGAAAGTCGGCGGACTGATGAAAGACACGGCCGTAGCGATCGGAGCAATGAACCAGGCCGACATCCTGCGCATGGAAAGTGAGAAATCGTTCGAACTGAAGGTGCAGGGACAGACCGTCACGCTTTCCCCCGAAGACGTGGAAATCCTGTCGGAGGACATCCCGGGCTGGCAGGTGGCCAGTGAAGGCCGACTGACGGTGGCCCTGGACACGACCCTGAACGAGGAATTGCGCGAGGAAGGAATTGCCCGGGAATTCATCAACCGGGTGCAGAATCTACGGAAAGACAAGGGCTACGAAGTAACCGACCGGATTGAGCTGAAAGTCCAGAACCACGCGGCCATCCGGCCGTCGCTGCTGAACAATAAAGACTATATTTGCGCCGAAATTTTGGCCGCCTCCCTCGACCTGGTGGATCGCCTCGAAGGCGACAACGCCGACGAGGTGGAAGTCGACGATAACATCCAGACCCGCGTACAAATCCGCCGGCACACGCCGGGCCAGGTCAACTGA
- a CDS encoding TraR/DksA family transcriptional regulator — protein MSKKTSPKKAKPAAKAKAKPAAKKPAAKKPAAKAKPKAKPAPKKPAAKKPVAKKVAPKAAPKKVAKPAAKAAKKVVVAKAPVKPAVVAKPKPAPAPAKPAASAPRPAAPAPTYKAANPAPKPIPPISKTPLARTATPAKEEDPGKTRYSDKELEEFRQIIVKKLEEARHELNVLQAQLTAANEHGTDDTASTFKMLEDGSESLAKEEAGQLAGRQKKFIEQLENALIRIENKTYGICRVTGKLIPKERLRAVPHTTQSIEAKLNQYRD, from the coding sequence ATGAGCAAGAAGACAAGTCCGAAGAAGGCCAAACCCGCTGCTAAAGCGAAAGCAAAGCCGGCTGCGAAAAAACCTGCTGCCAAGAAGCCCGCCGCCAAGGCGAAGCCGAAAGCGAAACCGGCCCCCAAGAAGCCCGCGGCGAAGAAACCGGTCGCGAAGAAAGTCGCTCCGAAGGCAGCCCCGAAAAAGGTCGCCAAGCCCGCAGCAAAAGCAGCCAAGAAAGTTGTCGTTGCGAAAGCCCCGGTGAAACCGGCCGTCGTAGCCAAACCGAAACCGGCTCCCGCTCCTGCGAAACCGGCAGCATCGGCTCCGCGTCCTGCGGCACCTGCACCTACCTATAAGGCAGCCAATCCTGCACCCAAACCCATTCCGCCGATCAGCAAAACTCCGCTGGCGCGGACCGCGACACCGGCGAAGGAGGAAGATCCCGGCAAGACGCGCTACTCGGATAAGGAACTGGAGGAATTCCGTCAGATCATCGTGAAGAAGCTCGAAGAAGCGCGCCATGAACTGAATGTGCTGCAGGCACAGCTCACGGCTGCGAATGAACACGGCACCGACGATACCGCCAGTACGTTCAAGATGCTGGAAGACGGTTCCGAGAGTCTCGCGAAAGAAGAGGCCGGACAGTTGGCCGGTCGTCAGAAGAAGTTCATCGAGCAGCTCGAGAACGCGCTCATCCGCATCGAGAACAAGACCTACGGCATCTGCCGTGTAACCGGAAAACTCATTCCCAAAGAGCGCCTCCGCGCCGTTCCGCACACGACCCAAAGCATCGAAGCAAAGCTCAATCAATACCGCGACTGA